CTTCTACTTTGTGGATTTTTGAGTTAATTGCAACAACATCAACATTTAGTGCATCGATTGTTTTATCAACAATTTCTAGCGATTCCATTGTCTTTTCAGCGAGTTTTCTAACCTCATCGGCAACAACTGCAAATCCTCTACCGTGGATACCAGCTCTAGCAGCCTCAATTGATGTATTGAGTGAAATAAGTTGTGTCTGATCTGCAATATAGTTGATCATATGCACAACCTCTTTAATTTCTCTCGATTTTTTTGCAATCTCATCAGAATCTTCAGCAATTTGATGAACTTCGCCCCGAATATTTTCAACTGATTTTGTTGTGTGTTGAATTGTTGTTGATTGTTTATTTACAGCTGTACTAAGTTTTGTAACACCTTTATCAAGCGAATCTGCATTTTCTTGGAGAATGTTTCCATTTTCAAGTAGATATTTTCTATCATCTACCAAACCTTGAACCATCTCATTAAAATCTCTTGTTACATCATCAAATTTAAATCCGTAATGCACATCCATTCTGTAATCAAGGTTTGAATCTTTTATCTCTCTAAAAGACTCCATTAAAACTGTCATGTATGAATTGTAGTTACTAATAGCTTCATTGAATGCACTCTTAACTGCTTCAATATCTTTAGTATATTTTCCAGTCATATATTTATTAAATTGACCACTTCTTGCAAGTTCTGCAATTTCCACCATTTCCGTGATAAAAGCTTTGTACTCCTCTTCTCTCCCTTGAATTCTCTCAAGTTCTCGTGTATTGTAGTTTGCTCTGTCAAGAAGTGTTGGCAACTCCTCTTTTGACTGTGTTTGCAGTGATTTTAATTTCATCTCTGCATAATCAAACTCTCTAATAAGAGACCATTGATAAGCAACGGATAAAATAACACCTAGTGCAAAAAGAGGGTATCCAATATATTGAAACCCAACTATTCCAAGAGCAAAGCCTGTTAAAATTATAAACAATATACCTATCTGTTTAACCATTTTAAATCCCTTTTAACTTTTCTCTTGTAATGATATATTATTATCCTCTATTTTAAGTTGAATTTTATTTTATATAGAAGGTTTCGTATATTGTTTCATGAAAACATGTTTCTAAATCATCTCGAAGTGTATAATCCTCAACTTCGCAATCTCGGTCAAAAACATAAACATCACCTAAATCTTTTGCATAATATACTTTTGCAATATCATGCTCTTCACTATAACTACAAACTTCACTAATTATAATTTCAACTTCTAACACATTTTCAAAAGTCTGATTTCCATCTTCTGGAGTCTCAAAAGTTTTTGTCGAATAGAATTGAATAACTCTAAGCTCTTCACTCTTATTACAATCGTCTTCGGTAACTGAATTTAGGGAGTATTCACCAACAGAAAGGTATCTATCATGATAAGTATCTTCATCTAAATCTTTTACAGAATCTTCTGTAATTTCTAAGTTCCAATTTTCTGTTGAACGAAAATTTCCATTGACCGAAAACTGAATATTTTCCGTTCCATCATAATTGTTGTTTAAATAGTGTTTGTAATTTTTTGAAACTGTTTCGCTCGGAAAAATATATTCAGATAAATCATAAATAGTAGATGTTACGATTGGATTTGTATCCATATTTTCTGTGTTGGAATCAGAATCGCTCTCTCCACAACCTGAAAATGTTGAAATTGCCAAAGCTGAAACTATTAAAAAAGATGATGTTTTATTCAAAATAATGCCTTTTTATGGAAAATTTTTATTACATCGAAATTATTGCAAAAGTTTTTCATTTTTTTATTAACAGAGTTAAAACAGGAGTTTAAATATCGATATAATCGTTAAAAAAGGCAAATTATGAAATCTATTTTTAGAGAATATGATATTCGTGGAATATTTCAAAAAGAGTTAAATAATGAAACTTTGCATTGGATTGGAGTTCATTTAGGTTCGGAAATTAAGAAAATTGGAGACACTGTTGCAGTTGGATTTGATGCAAGAACTCACTCGGAACAAATTTTTCAGTTTCTATCAAATGGTTTAGCGGAAAATGGTTTGCGAATTTTAAATATGGGACTTGTTCCGACACCAAACAACTATTTTTCAAATTTTGTAGAGATTGCTGGAGAAAATCCGTCCGCTTCAATCATGATTACAGGTTCTCACAATCCGCCAGAATATAATGGTTTGAAAATTACAATTGATAAAAAGCCTTTTTTTGGTGAAGATATTTATTCACTTGGTGAAAAAGTGATTTCAGCTTTAGGAAAAGAGTTCCCAAATAATTCACCAAAAATTGTAGATTTTCCTGCAAAAGAGAGCTACATTGATTTTCTTGTAAAAGAGTTTTCACATTTAAAAGGTTTTCAAAATGTGGTTTATGACTGCGGAAATGGTGCGGGAGGAGTTGTATTTTCTGAAGTTTTAGAGAAATTGGAAATCGGAAACAAGGGACTTTTTGTAGAACCAGATGGAACTTTTCCAAATCACCACCCCGATCCATCAGAAGAAGAAAATTTAACAGATTTAAAAAATGAGTTAGAAAATGGAGATTTTGAAATCGGTTTTGCTTTCGATGGAGATGCTGATCGAATTGCTGTTTTGACAAAACACGGAAATATCAAAGGTGATATTTTGGCGACAATTTTTGCAAAACAGATGAAAAATCCAACAGTTGTCGGTGAAGTGAAATGTTCCCAAGTGATGTATGATGAAATTGACCTCATCGGCAAAGCTATTATGTATAAAACTGGACACAGCAATTTGAAAGTGAAAATGAGAGAAGTGAATGCCGACTTAGGTGCTGAAGTGAGCGGACACATTTTTTTCAAAGACCGATATTTTGGTTTTGATGATGCAATTTACACAGCTTTACGAGTTTTGGAACTTTTACAAAATGGAATCAATCTTCACGATGAGGTCGAAAAATTACCAAAAACAATCTCAACCGACGAAATCAAAATTCAAACAACTGAAGATAAGAAATTCAAAATTATGAAAGAGTTGAAAGAAAAATTAAAAAATCCTCCAGAAAATTTCCCAAAAATCCTAGATATTGTTGATGTTGATGGAGTTCGTTGCAAACTCGAAAATGGCTGGGCCTTAGTTCGGGCAAGTAATACTACTCCTGTTCTTGTTACCCGTTTTGAAGTTGTCTCAAATGAAAATGATTTAAATTTTTACATGGAGAGCTTCCGAAATCTTTTGAGAGAACTAGGGGTTTGATTTTTTTGAATTCTTTTTTATTTGTAAAATATCTTTTTGCAAACAGATAAATTCATACTCTTTTAATGAGTTGGAATAGTCTTTTAAAATGTGCGACAAACTCTGTTGCATATTTCCATGAGACATATTATTTCGTAGATGTCGAATCTTTTTTGCAATATGTGAAAGCTTTTTGAAAAATTCGCCATCTCCACGGTATTTTGCTGTTGTGTGAATCTTCTGCAATTTAATTGAGATTGAGTTTAAAAAATCTTTTCCGAAAACTTCTATCAGATTTTTGTCATATTTTTTATCCTCTTCACTCTCTGGAAATTCTCGAATAAAAAAGTTTTTAAAACCCATTGAGATTTTATGCTCTTTGTCTTTCTTTTCTGCCTCGTCAATTTTTTCACCAACTTCTCTTGAAAAAGCTTTTATAGAATCCAAAATATAT
Above is a window of Thiovulum sp. ES DNA encoding:
- a CDS encoding Methyl-accepting chemotaxis protein with PAS sensing domain Mcp10 (PFAM: Methyl-accepting chemotaxis protein (MCP) signaling domain; PAS fold~TIGRFAM: photoactive yellow protein) — encoded protein: MVKQIGILFIILTGFALGIVGFQYIGYPLFALGVILSVAYQWSLIREFDYAEMKLKSLQTQSKEELPTLLDRANYNTRELERIQGREEEYKAFITEMVEIAELARSGQFNKYMTGKYTKDIEAVKSAFNEAISNYNSYMTVLMESFREIKDSNLDYRMDVHYGFKFDDVTRDFNEMVQGLVDDRKYLLENGNILQENADSLDKGVTKLSTAVNKQSTTIQHTTKSVENIRGEVHQIAEDSDEIAKKSREIKEVVHMINYIADQTQLISLNTSIEAARAGIHGRGFAVVADEVRKLAEKTMESLEIVDKTIDALNVDVVAINSKIHKVEESVNKVDKSMHEIYEITIETLDVAGDTDTIATEVAELSKTFADAIDGKYDKNKTAKKLEVVKFDPKELEGAMNSMSQEQLDNMSFGVVELDKDGNIVKYNSAEGDITGRDPREVVGKSFFNEVAPCTKSPVFYGKFNDGVNKDDLNVMFDYTFDYNMAPTKVKIQMKNAEEEADKDKTYWIFVKRL
- a CDS encoding phosphomannomutase (PFAM: Phosphoglucomutase/phosphomannomutase, alpha/beta/alpha domain III; Phosphoglucomutase/phosphomannomutase, alpha/beta/alpha domain II; Phosphoglucomutase/phosphomannomutase, C-terminal domain; Phosphoglucomutase/phosphomannomutase, alpha/beta/alpha domain I), with translation MKSIFREYDIRGIFQKELNNETLHWIGVHLGSEIKKIGDTVAVGFDARTHSEQIFQFLSNGLAENGLRILNMGLVPTPNNYFSNFVEIAGENPSASIMITGSHNPPEYNGLKITIDKKPFFGEDIYSLGEKVISALGKEFPNNSPKIVDFPAKESYIDFLVKEFSHLKGFQNVVYDCGNGAGGVVFSEVLEKLEIGNKGLFVEPDGTFPNHHPDPSEEENLTDLKNELENGDFEIGFAFDGDADRIAVLTKHGNIKGDILATIFAKQMKNPTVVGEVKCSQVMYDEIDLIGKAIMYKTGHSNLKVKMREVNADLGAEVSGHIFFKDRYFGFDDAIYTALRVLELLQNGINLHDEVEKLPKTISTDEIKIQTTEDKKFKIMKELKEKLKNPPENFPKILDIVDVDGVRCKLENGWALVRASNTTPVLVTRFEVVSNENDLNFYMESFRNLLRELGV